The DNA sequence GGTGCTGCAGGCGATTCCAGATAGCCTGTTCTGCTTTCTCCCTGGGAAGCCAGGAAAACAGTGGTTATTTTGACTGGCTGCACTTTAATGTTCCTCCAACCTGAAGGCACAAAAGCTTTGTGAGGAGAATTAACTAAACACAGGGAACCGTTCGCCTGATTGATTTGATTGCACATGGAAGTGCTGTTTGTGGTGTGCATACTGTGTCTTGGCTCTATCTTATCTACTACCATTTTACTTGCTTGGGAACATCTATGCTGTGGAAATGACTGAGAGACTTAGCTCTTGCAGAGAAAGCCTGACCTAGCCGGCAAGTATGAGCTACCTCACAAGTGACAATGAGCATTTTGCACTgcgttctgaaaaaaaaaaaccatgcgaAGTTCCctatatatttatagatatagTTCCTAAATTTCCCAGAAACATATTCCCCAAATTTCTGTAGTATAGACCCTGTACTGCAATGACAGTCACTTCAAGAGAACACAGAAGACAAACAAATATCAAAGCAGCACAAATCCGTGCTGGTCTCTAACTGCTCATGACACATACACAGAGCATACGCTACCAAAGAGCTTTTTCTCACTATATGGAATACTAATTTATAGCACAATTAATGCTGTATGCAGTAACATCAGCTAGCTCTACCCTAAACTAAGTGGTAGTTTCACATCTGCAGTCTCTTTTCTCATCGAACATATTTACTGCCTTGGTTTTCAAACGGAAATGCCTTAAAAACTGTTCAAAAAACAGCAGTGACAAAAAGTTTCTTACCTCACTGAACAGGTGACAAGAAGAATCACATCTGCCTAGATTAAGGacaacaaaaaaggaaggagaatttGTAAAAGCCAACAAGAAGTACTAATCCCCTGCACAAGCCACTTGAGGAGGCAGACTATCAAACCCACTTAACTCAGTGAATAAGACGTGCCCAAACACACAGTGGGGTTCAACAAAGTAgcaagaaaacacaacagcagacTGGTAAAGTCTTCCACCGAATGGTGAAAGTAAACTCAGATAAAGATGAGTCCTATCCCCTTTCCAGCTGAGACGGAACCCAGCAGTGTAATGGAAATAAAAACCCAACAGCTTTATATCAGGCTTGTCAAGTAGTTTCATTTACTCCACAAACTTAGGCCGCAGAAATCACTCAAGATAAAATCTGCCTCTCCACTCTCCCCAGGGGATGGACTCACACACATGGCACTGGTGTGAAGCCCTCACAGAAGGCCTGTGTTACAGGTGCCTCACCTCGTCGAGTGCCTTCGTCCTCGTGTAGCCACTCTTCTGCAGGATGGCCCAAGCAATCTCCGTGTCGTTGACGTTCATCTGGCAGCCGTAGGTCTCCAGGTACACTGCAATAAAGCCAGAGCTGGGTGTGATGCGCAAGTCTCTCTTGGCTGTCTCGCATGCAAGCTGTTCCCATGAGCTTTTCCATTCAAGAGAAGCTCTCAGTCTCACTATCGGTGGGATCCCAAGCAAGCAGCATATAAGCTGCTTCCAGCCCATGCAGAAAGGACAAGCCAAAAATAAAGACGGGCCCTGCCGGTGGCACCGGGAAACCCGAGTGCCTCCGAGGGTGCCGCTCCACGGCTGCCCGGAGAGGCAGCAGCCGCGTTACCACTGAGCTATAGCTTTCGGCGCGGCGAAAGCCGCCTCTCCCCGGGCCTGGTGGCGGGAAGGCCTgtccggcccggcggcggctggCACCCGGCCACGGCGGGGCCGCGCCAGCACGAGGAGGAGCACGAAGCCCCGGGAGCACCCCCGCCCCGCCAAACCCCCCAGCACGGACCTTTCCTGGGCGCGGGGGCAGGGCCGGCCGCCACGCAcggccccggctccgggcccTGCTCGGGcctcccgggcggcggcggcgcggcccccgcgagGAAGTGCCGCAGGTCCGGCCCCGCCgccagcgcggccccgcgcccccgctcgcccgccccgccgtgggccccgcgggcggcccggaggaagggccccgccgcccccagcgcgCGCCGCCAGGGCTGCatggtcgccgccgccgccgccaggcccagcgggctccggcgccgccgccgcagctccCGGCGCGGGCCGCGCTAGGCCCGAGGGCAAGGCCGCGTTGCCATGGCGACGGCCCCGGCAGGGGGGGCGGATACGCGGCCGGacccgccggcgccccgcagccaaTCGCGTGGGGCCGCCGCGCGCGGGAAAGCGgttcccccccgcccgccgcccccgcgctgccgttCCGCGGCGCTGCCGTTCCGCGGCGCGTCCCTCCCCCGGGCAGCGCCGGAAGACGAAACGGCCTGAATTAGACACCCGTTTTCCTACAACAGCAGGGATAAAAACACCCCCCAAAGGAGTCCCAAGAGCGCCTCTCCCTTCAAGAAAAGCGCTGTGAGGAGATTTTTGTAACACCGCTGTCGGTTAACGCTTGCAACTTCACCATGAAATTTTCAGGGGAACGGTTCAGAAGACAACGCAGCCTTCACCAGGGGCGCTGGTAAATTTGACTGAGCAAATCGCTGAGATGTGCATAAAGTGCGGTGTAAGCGTGAAATACGCTTAAAAATAACAACAGTAGCCATGTTCCTGCGCATCTGCTTGCTTTATTTGCCACCAGCAGCATTTCACCGCCCACGCGGCCTCCCCGGGCCGAGACAGGAGGGGGCCAGGGAAGGACCCGTTCCTGTCATTGATGCCCGGTGATCCCGAGGGATGGCAGAGGAGCTGGCCCACCCCGGCAGAGCCTCCCGCTTTCCCCCACCATGGCGTTGCCGGTGTTTCTAAACCCCAGCACATGCTGCTCGGGGGCCAGTCGAGCTGTCTGACGAGCAAGGCATCAGCAGAGCCACTTTTTTTTGGCTTTGGCATGTGGTGAGGGAGGGGATGGAGAGGCCGGAGCCGGGCCCAGACCCGTGACGGCAGCTGGAGACAGGGGTGAGGTGGGGACGGGAGGGCAGCGCTCACTTTGGTGCCCCAGCTCCCCCTCGCCTTCATCCTCTGCGCTCGTAATGGACGTCTGCTCCGAGCAGCAGGAAGTtctgggagagggagagagggcggCAGTGGGGCCGGCAGAGCCCGCAGCCCTGCGGTGCAGCCCAGTGCCCAGGAGCCGGGCTGTTCCTAGGATGCGAGCTAACTGGCTTCTGCAGCCCCTTCTGGCTAATTTTAGCTCCAAAGACGTTTCGCAGCCGCACCCAGCAATAAATATTCAGCATCTTTTCGCAGCTGCTCCAGCAGATGCTCCCCACAGCCTCCCAAAACACCGGCTTCCCTCCCACCCCTGGGTTGCTGCATCCCTGGGCTTCAGCATGGCTGTGGCCCCACCACATGCAGACGAGTCCTGGCAGCGTGCAGTTGCACCACAGGAGGGGGTAACACCATATAAACCTCTGTGTGCTATAAAAAGCACCATGGGAAACTCAGGCCCCAAGTTTAAAAGCTGCAGGAGGGCACAGCGCACCGCTGGGACGTGGTGCAGAGCAGCCACCACCTTGGCAAGGGGACACTGGTGGCGTTTCAGCCTGGCCTCCCGTGGCGCTGGGACCCCACCACCTCCCCAGCacccagtgaagggccacagcCGGGTGCTGGCTCACCTGGTGCGACTGCACGATGACGTTGGAGAGCTGTATCCTGTCCGGCAGTGGGAGAGGGAAGCCCTGGCCTAATCGCGCTGGAACAAGACGATGCACAGGGTGGTATGGGGACAGGAAGGGTGCACATGGGGCtgggcaaagcagcagctgcctccTACCACCCCGACCCTTCGTCCTCCCTGCCTCATCCCAGGGCAGCagaggaacccccccccccaggggctcTCCTCGGGCTGGCACCCATAGAACTCAGGAAAGCATTTGGATGCATGTTGCACTTGTTTCTGTCCTGTTCCCTTTTGGATGCATGTCACCATGTGGAGGGAGGCTCCAGCACTGTGCGGTCCAACTCCGCCACCCCCAACACCCCTACGCTTGCACTGCCGTCCCCACCGCTCACTGCCAGTTTTACTCACGAATCAGGCCTGGCCACGCAGTTTTAATTAGCGAGCTGGGCCTGCTGTGATGGAGCAACCAAGTCTGTGCTTATTCCAGCATCCCCCATTCCCCCAGCAGGTCCTTACCATTAAGACGTGGCAGCAGGATACTGGAAGCAAGTATGTTCATTATTGACTGCAGCGTTcgcacctggggacatggagagaagggaaggaaagagcttTAGCCTGCGGGAGGGCAGGTGACCATGCACTGGTAGATAGttaggagaagaaaaggagaccGGGAATGGGGAATGAGCATCTGCTTCACTAGAGACCAGCCTCATGTCAGGGCCGTGCTGGTGGCAGAGCAGCATGGAGAAGACGGAGGCATCCCGCAGACAGTGGCAGGAGGTGGCCGCACAGTCAGCGCACCCCAGTCCTGCGGCGAGGCAAAGCTGGGACAGAGTTGTGGAGCTGCAGCTCACGAACCACCCGGACCAGAGGGGACGGAGCCACCAAGACCCCGGGAAGGGGCAGAGCATCGCgggtgggaggcaggtgggcTCTGGGCAGACACACGCTAGCGCAAGCCCagcccggcagcgcggccccagGGCTCAGGGCACCGTCCCTGCACCTCTCGCCTGCACCAGCGGATACTGGCTGGGGGGGAAGCAGCTCGCCAGCCCTCCAAGTGCACCACCCGGGCACGGGCTCTCCGGAGGGCAGCTCACCTGGAAAGGGCCGACGTCCGAATGCTTCAGAGACAGCCTCAGCCTGCAGAGGTACAGGAGAGCACGCTGAGACCTCCGCAGGGCAGGCGTTCCCGCACGGCCTCCGCTCCCTGCGGGCCCAGCTCAGCGCCGCCGCAGCAGCTCCCTGTTCCCAGGGTCTCCCCATCCCGCTCCATCCTGGAGCCCGGAGCAGAGCCACCACCCCAGCCGCTGCACCCAGGCTGGGCACCCCGGCGGCTCCGCCGGAGGCACGGGGCgagctctgcccctctccccctcaCCTGCCAACCGTCAGGTTCCCAACGATGCGGCTGGACTTCACGTCGATGCTGGCGGACACGTTGGCTGTCTGGGGAGAGAGCGCAGAGCTCCAgcggctcccccagcccagcaggagCCCGGGGGGGACGGCTCGGACCGCGGAAACGCAGCGAGGCTGCTGCCTGTCCACGGGCATGTTTGCACCCAGCGTCAAAACCTGAATTTGCGAGCCCAGGTATTTTTCTTTCGGGAATGCACCCAATGTaccaagaaaagcagcaaaacaggCTGGTTTTGGAAGGAATTCACCGCCTCTCCTAGCAGAGGTGGTACGGGATTGCCAAACGCCACCGAAGGATGCTCCATAGCTCGGACATTCCCAGCTTCGCCCCGCCGGGATGCGGTGGGGAGCTCACAAGCGCCCAGGGCTGCGGCTGCACGAGCTGCTCCCTGCCGGGGCGGCAGACAGCCGGCACGGCAAGCCGTGCCCCGACTCACCAagttgaggaggaagagaggagcCAGGCTGGAGCTGGGAAGGATGGCGTAAGCTTGGATATCCACAACCGGCCGGAGCGAGAGCCCCGCGGGGTCGATGCTCAGGAAAGGGGCAGAAGGGGTGGACAGCCTGAGCTTCATCAGCATGTCGGGGTACATCTTCTCCAGCTGGAAAGGAGCAGAGCGGGAGGGCGGTCGGAAGAGCGGCACATCCGCGGGAGAACGCTGCGGCGGTCCGGGAGCAAAACCCACCGCGGGCCCCGACGGCcagccgcggccgcgctgctcccCGTGCCGGCAGCTGGGCACGCGCAGGGCCGCGCTCCCGGATAAACCATCCCGCCGGCTCCCGCCGTGCCGCTCACCTGGGGGACGAAGGCCGAGAAGGCGGAGGTGTTCAGGTGGAAGCCGAGGCCCTTGGGGATCTGCGGGAGGGAGGAGGTCACCGCCGGGGGCGGCTCCGCGAGGACGATCCCGCCAGGGAGCCGGGGTGAGATCGGCCCTTCGGCACCGGCTCTGCCCCGAGCCCGGATGCGCCCCGCGTTCAGCCGCCGGCGGAGCGGAAAGCCCCGAGACCTCCGGCTGCCCGCCGGCGGGTTGCACCCGGCCCTGCGCGCCCCTCACCATGGAGTCGGTGAGCTCGAGGACCAGGGCCCCCGCGGCGTGGTAGGTCAAGCCGGCCGTGTTGAAGAAGTAGCTGGAGGCCCCGAAGTAAACCATGCGGGCATGGTCCGGCGGGAAGGCGAGCGGCGGAGGAGGGAAGGGCACGGCGGAGCGGTGCACCGCGGAGAAGAACTCGCCCTGGAAAGGGAGGAagcgagggagggaaggaagggtgatGCTGGCGGGCAGAGCGCGGTGGGAATCACCCGCTCACCCGGGCTGGGAAGCGGCATTTGCCAAACCCCGTCTGTCTCCCACCGCCTCCTGCGATGGCATCAGCCGGACCGAGCTCTCCCGGCAGCCTCTCACCTTCAGGCCCGCGTCCAGGGATTGGGCGGTAGCAGCCGGGGGTGCCACCAAGGAGTAATCGATCCCAGCCACTGCATCTATCTTGGCTGTGACTGTGAAACATGAGGCAGAGCCGTGAGCGAGACGGAGGCGGAGGGGAAAGCCGGGAGGACGTTGCCTGCCGCCCAGGCGGTGCCGGCACCCGGACTTCCCAGTGCAACCGCACGGTACTGGCTCTATGCATGGGCATTTTCTCTCCAAgtctctttagaagcaaaaaaaccccacgtTTCCCTCCGCACTCTGCTTCTCTGCACTGCAAAGACTCCTGCACCTGCAAAGCAGCCCGGGTCCCCTTGCTAAGAACCAGCCCCAGGGCACAGCTCCGGCTGCGTGCGCCGCCTGTGCACGGTGACAGCTGGGTGCACGGTGACAAACCTCCGCCGATAGCGTTCAGCGGCTTTCAACACGGGTGGGGAAATAaagggagatggggagggggcgGAGGGTCGAACGCTGTCCTCACGGGCAGGGAAACGCGAGGAAGAGCTGCTCAGAAACCCCTGGGCAGCCCCACGCAGTACCTGGCAGGGTCTGGAGGTAAGGCTGCAACTCGCTGTGGACAGAGCTGACCACGTTTTCGCAGACCTGGGAGAAAAAGGCAGCAAAGTTTAGCACCTGCAGCTCTGTTTGGGGTGACCGAGTCACATCCTGAGGGTAAAAGCCTCAGACAGTCTCTGCATTGCTGCCTAGtgctgtttttattctttgcaaAAGCCTGATTAAATAGAAGAGCACACAGTGACATTTGCGTCTGTGCATCAGACAGCAAATTAATTAAGTGTCCAAAATACATGCAGGGTTTGTACCTGCAAACATCTGCTCATGACAAGCTCTCCACGCACAGTTTAGCTGTATCAAGGCTCTTTGAAGGGATCTCACTTGGGCCCTTAAGATTTTCCCTGGGGTCTATACTGGAGTGAATTGTGCTGAGCAGCCAACAGTTCGGCTTAAGCAGAGCAATGGAAAGAGTTAATCTGTCCCTGCAGGGGCGGGAGGACAAATAAGCAATGCGAGTTCATACAGCTTGGCGCTGCCAGGACAGAAGAGCACGTCCCTCTGCCGCTGCCATCCCCCATCTGCAGGTGAAGCCTCAGCATTACTGGGAGCTTGGAGCGCGGGCTAAACACTGGCCTAGGAAACAGTCCTGCGGACAAATGAGATAATCTGCTAAAGGTCTCTTCCAGTCCTGTTCCCATAAGGGCACGGGAACTGCCACGCTGGATCACACCATCATCTGTCTGATCGGGCATCCAGCCTGCAGCAGCCGATGGCGAGATGCAGAGCGCCGGAGGAGCAGCGATGATGCTGCCAGCAAAGCAGCCAGCTGGCCACGCAGagccagggaggaagaggaggcagagcctcGGGCACATCCTCATTGACAGAGGGTCACTGCTGCTCACTGTCCCCCAACCGACGTTCATCCATCTGTGCTGGAAATGCCCCCATCGCTTCCCGGGAGGGACAAACCGCCAAAGGGCTCCGTACCGGAGGTGGCAAACGTCCCGGGCAGCCCCGGTCTGGCGGGGAGGCGTTCTCAGCTGCTTGGCCACAACAGCATCGTGCAGCGGAGCATGTTGGGCAGTGCTAGCGGGAGGCCAGGAGACCTGATCCCTCCTTTGCGCGAGAGAGCTGCAGCCCCGCGCCCGGCAGGCCGGGACACCCACCAGCTTCCTTGCTGCGGTGGGACAAGCACAGGCAGGCTGGAAGGGGAGCAGCAGAAACGCTGTTTACAGCGACCAGGTCCCTCGTGCCTTTGGCGGCAGCAGACACTTTCCAAGGCTCATGCAGCACgccgggctgccggggccgggagccgc is a window from the Apteryx mantelli isolate bAptMan1 chromosome 18, bAptMan1.hap1, whole genome shotgun sequence genome containing:
- the LOC106490849 gene encoding bactericidal permeability-increasing protein-like, with amino-acid sequence MGVRSPALACMVLAACLALAGAVHPGFEVRITQAGLDYARQYGVAVLEKKLSQLRLPDISGDFRVRHVGKVHYKISSLNLRSFHLPNSQISPIPNVGLQVSISSAFAKVDGNWRVKVHFIRDHGSFDLKVENLSIRISLKLGSDASGKPTADTSDCSTHISDVRIHFSGKLGWLYNLFHSAIESRFRRILESKVCENVVSSVHSELQPYLQTLPVTAKIDAVAGIDYSLVAPPAATAQSLDAGLKGEFFSAVHRSAVPFPPPPLAFPPDHARMVYFGASSYFFNTAGLTYHAAGALVLELTDSMIPKGLGFHLNTSAFSAFVPQLEKMYPDMLMKLRLSTPSAPFLSIDPAGLSLRPVVDIQAYAILPSSSLAPLFLLNLTANVSASIDVKSSRIVGNLTVGRLRLSLKHSDVGPFQVRTLQSIMNILASSILLPRLNARLGQGFPLPLPDRIQLSNVIVQSHQNFLLLGADVHYERRG